CTTCAAAAGAGATTCCAAGCTCTATTTTCTTATCGGCTATCGGGGCAGGTAAATGTACCCTTTATCCTCTCTCTAGATGGTATTATAAAACCAGAGGTGAAGCATATGTTGAAGACCTTTTCTCGAATATTGCTGCTTTTGATTTTGGTTTTGTGCCCCTCACATGCCTTTGGTGAAGTCCCTGAGATAACTTTGGAGGGATTGCAGCTTCAGAGGGGAGATGGACCAGAGGTGTTCCTCCATAGGCTTCAGAAACAGCACCCTTACATACACTGGAGTCACCTAGAGATGGAGCCGGAGAAGCTGGAAGTTTACGGTGAAGTGATAAGCCCTAAGAGCATATATGCAGGAGCAAGGGCCACCACAATAAGGACTAGATATGGAGAGAGGGTCATGGCGCAAGTTGTGAGACTGCGTTGGTTTGCCTACCTTGTGGTGGCGGCAAAGGGGATAAAGGGTGGGGAGGTGTTGTCTCCCGAGGCCTTGGAGATACAGCTAGTGGAGTACAAAAGAAGTTATGGAAGGTGTTTTTCTGATATTGGTGAAGTTGTTGGCATGAAAAGTGCCAAGAGTATAAAAAAGGGACAGCCTATAACCGATAGAGATATAGAGAGGCCCTATTTGGTGGAACGAGGAGATAGGGTGACCGTGGTCGTTCGTTCCGGTGGAGTTGAAGTAGAAATCGAGGGTATAGCCTTGGAGTCGGGATTTCAAGGAAGCAGGATAAGGGTGAGGGTTCCCAAGTTCAGAAAGGACATAGAGGCTGTTGTTATCAACGAAAAGATGGTCCTTTTAGATTTAAATTGAGAGAAGGGTGAAGGCCGTGAAGTCGGTAAGGAAGGTTCTCTTGAGTTTTTTGGTTTGCATTTTAATTCCAAGCGTGGTCTTTGGGGAGTCCCTATGGGTGGACGGCCCTTCCCTAGTGGCGGATCACAGGCCATCCAAGGTGGGGGACATAGTGACCGTGATAGTATCCGATAAGACTCAGGCCAAGAACGAAGCTGCCACGGACTTGAACAAGCAAAGTTCCCTTTCCGCAGGGGACGGCCTTGGAATACTGGATTTTATAAAAAAACTGGGGCTCAGTACTTCCAGCAGCGCCACGGGGGATGGCTCCACTGAACGAAAGTACAACTTCACCACCACTATAACATGCATGGTCACAGAGGTGCTTCCGGGGGGTAATCTGCGTTTGGAGGGCAGCAAGGACATTAAAGTGCACAAAGACACGGTTACACTGAAGGTGGAAGGGGTAATTCGTCCCCAGGATGTAGGCCCTGACAACACCATTGAGAGTGACCGTTTGGCCAACGTAGTAGTGAGGGCGGAGGGTATAGGTAGCATAAGTGACCTACAGAATCCCGGCCTTCTCACCAGGCTGTTCAACGCCATATTCTGATCTGTTTAGGGAGGATCCTTGTTGAATGCTGAGGAAACTGATTGGATTTGTTGTTTGTTTCGTCTTGTTTTCTTTTCCATGGGGAGATGCTTATGCTCAGGTCTACCCTGAGACCAGGCTGAAGGACATAGGAAGGATTGAGGGAGTAAGGTCCAACCAGCTTGTAGGAGTGGGATTGGTTATAGGTCTTCAAGGTACGGGAGACAAAGGGGACTTGGTGCTTGCCATGCTGGGCAACCTGGTGGAGAACTTTGGTATCTCCATCGATCGCGATGATCTTAAAAGCAAGAACACGGCGGTGGTGACGGTAACTTGTGAACTGCCTCCCTTTGCGAGGAATGGACAGAAGATAGACGTAGTGGTTAGTTCTGCCGGCGACGCTAAGAGTTTGGAGGGAGGCGTATTGCTCCAGACCCCCCTTAGGGCTGCCAATGGCTTGGTCTATGCTGTTGCCCAGGGGCCCATATCGATAGGAGGGTTCTCCGCCGGCAGTGGTGGATCCAGTGTGTCGAAGAACTTTTCCACCACCGGCAGAATACCAGGAGGGGCAATAGTGGAGAGGGAGACTAGATGGGACGTTCAGGACGATGGCAAGATTATGTTTTTCCTCAATAGACCCGATTTTACCACCGCCGATAGGGTAGCTAGAGCGATAAATTCAAGTTACGGAATGGCCATAGCCAGTGCGGTAGATGCCGGAACGGTGGAGATAGCTGTGCCTGCCCAATACAGGGGAAACCTCACGCCCTTCGTTGCATCCTTGGAGGGAATAAGGGTGAGGCCCGATGCTGTGGCCAGGGTTGTCATAAACGAGCGAACGGGCACCATAGTGATAGGAGGCGATGTCAGAATAGGTGAAGTAGCAGTGGCCCACGGCAACTTGACGGTCACTGTGAAAGGCAAAAAGGACGTCAGCCAGCCGGAGCCCTTTTCTTTAGGTGAAACGGTGGTGACTAGTGAGGCCACTGTGGCGGCCGAGGAAGAGCCAGGGAGCCTTGCGGTGCTCAGGACCACTGCAACGGTGGATGATGTGGTAAAAAGCCTCAACGCCTTAGGGGCTACGCCTCGAGACATAATAACTATCTTGCAGGCTATAGCCCAGTCTGGTGCGCTGCAGGGAGAGCTTGTGATAATGTAGGAGGTGGCCTGGCATGAAGGTAAACGAGGCAATGGGGAGCGCGAGCGCGCCCCAGCGTCATGCTGACCCTTCAAAGGAGCAACGGCGCCTGAAGGACGCATGCAAGAAGTTTGAGGGAATTTTTCTGGCGCAGATGCTCAAGAATTCGATGAAAGGCCTTTCAAGTGACGAGGACAAGGGCAGGAAGGGCAATGTTCTTTGTGACGTAGCGATGGAGATGACAGGGGAGGCGCTAGCAGAGGCATCTTCTGGGGTAGGGATAGCAGATATGCTTTATGAGAGTCTGAAGGACAGCGTGGAGGACTAACTATGATACGCGAACTTTTGAATGACTTAATAGATAAAAATCAAAAACAAGTCGAAGCCCTTGGAGAAGTGCTTGAGGTGCTTAAGGAGGAGAGGGATGTCCTAAAGGCCAACAAACCAGAGCTTTTGACAGGTCTTCTGGAAAAGCTTCAGAGGGTTACTGCATCGGCTATGCTGGCTGAGGCACAACGAGCAAATGCAGCTCAGGCCCTAGCGGATTTCTTGGGATGTAAACCGGCTGTCAAGGATATATGCCTGCACCTGGATGACCAGGATTGTGAGAGGTTAAAATCCTCTTCTGCTGAGCTTTTGAAGATGGTTATCTCCATCAAGGAGATAAGCTACACCCTTTCACGACAGGCGGAGGAGCATCGCTTTTTGGCGGAGCTAATCCTGGAGAGGCTCAAGTTCATGAACGCCTCTACCAGGAGTGAGGCTCTTGCCATAGATAAGAGGGCTTGACCTTTTATATGGCCTTTGGCTTAGAACCTATGGTTTTCACTTCTAAGGTGCATGTTTCAGTGTAGAACCTTACGCTTCTACCTTTGTTTCCGCCTACGTCCTTGCCCTCTATAGGTATTTTGAATTTATCCAACATCTCCATTACTTTGGCAATGTTCTTCTCTCCTATGGCCATTGCGGGGGCTTTTGATGTGGCGAACATCTTGGCCCCACCGGCCATCTTGGCCTTGAGGGACTTGGTCGTTATCCCCAGTTGCTCCAGTTCGTATATCAAGGCAGGTACTGCCGTATCTGCATACTTGCCGGGCTTCTCAGAGGCCTCTTTAGGCTTAGAGGAACTTTCGGGCAGCATTATATGAGCCATGGCCGCAATCTTGTCCTTGGGAGAGTACAGGACCAATCCTATGCAGGAGCCCAGCCCCAGGCTGAACAATATGGTGGGACATTTGCCTACTGCAATATCTCCCATTCCCACGCTTATGCTCATAGAGGAAGACTGTATAACTTCTTTGTCGATGCTTACCCTGTTCATTCTACAGAACCCCCATTATGGAGAAGATCTTTTCGAAGGTTCCTGGGGCAGGGACCATCAGGATCTTCCCAGAGAAATGATCCATGCTCTCCAACTCTGGGAAAGAGAGAGATGTGTTCAAGAGGAAGGCCGTATCGCCAACTTCGCCAAATATGGATACCAAGATGTCCAGTACGGATCCCAACATGTCGAAGGCCAAGGATGGGACATCTGGATGGAGCTCCAGGTTAAGGAAGTCTCCCATGGCGTTCAAAAAGGCCCCTAGGACTATGTTGCCAGCTTCTGCCAGGGCGGATTCCACCAAGGCTTCGTACAGGTCTCCATCGGGGGATATGCTTATTTGTCCCATCAGCATCTCGGACAGCTGAAAGGCGTCCTCTTCCGACAGTATCATTACAAGATGGATGTCCAGATTGGTGTAGCATGTGGATAGTATGGCACACACTGGAGTTTCGGGATTTCCGAAATGGGTTGGGAGCTCCTCAAAGGGCAGAACCTCTGCCTCGGGGATGCTGACCTCAACTCTCTTTCCCACCAGCTGAGAGAGTGCTGTAGCTGCGTTTCCCGTACCGATGTTAGCTATTTCTTTCAGTAGGTCCTCTTGAAGTTTTTTCAAACGTCAGCACCTCCAAAACTACTGGAACAGGCTTGTTATTTTTGGGGCTATTTGGTCCAAAAGTAAAAATATATCGACGGCTCCCACCTCTCCGGCGGCCTTGGGCATGCCGAATATAACCGCCGTCTCGGGGCTTTCGGCTATCACGAAGGAGTTTTTTTCTTCTTTTAGGAGCAACGCACCTTTGGCTCCGTCCTTTCCCATACCCGTCAATATTACGGTTACAGGTTTTGCGTTTTCCAACAGCGAAACGCTTTGAAACAAAACGTCCGCTGCGGGTTTCACCCCATTGACTGGGGGAAGGTTGGCCAAATGGCAATGCATCCTCCCTTGGGTTTCCTTTATTATCATGTGTTGTCCTCCCGGTGCCAGGATTGCTACGCCAGGAGTCATAGGAGTATTCTCTGAACCTTCAACCACATGTATATTACACAGTTGATCTAATCTACTTGAGAAACTTTTGGTGAACCCAGGGGGCATATGTTGCACAATGGCTATTGGAGCGGGAAAGTTCTTGGGAAGTTGCGGAAGAAGTTTCATCAGGGCTTGGGGGCCGCCGGTGGAAGATGCAACTAATAGCAAGTTGTAATCTCCCTTTTCATCCGGAACTTTGGACACTTTTTTAGGATATGTTTGGTCTAATTTAAGGGTTTTGTCGGAGCACAAAGACATAAAAGCGCTTCTTATCTTAGTTATCAAATCGGTTTTTACGCTTTGGATCTCGTCCTTGTCAGATTGAGATGGTTTGTGAACGAAATCAAAGGCTCCTAGCTCCAGGCATTTTATGGTGGCGTCGGCTCCTCGTTTTGTGAGGGTGCTGAACATTATCACCTTGACCGTTGGATTGGCCTCCAAGATGCCCCTAAGGGCCGTTATGCCATCCATGACGGGCATTTCTATGTCCAAGGTCACCACGTGGGGTGCAAGTTTTTTGACCTTCTCTATGGCGTCTAAACCGTTTCGGGCTTTTCCTACTACTTCTATATCCTCTTCGGAGGACAGCATGTCCTCCAATATGAGCCTCATGAGAGCGGAGTCGTCCACTATGAGGACTTTTATCTTTTCCGTTTTCATACATTCCTCCCGGTGCAATTAAGTTTGCCAAGCTTCACTAAAAGTATATGTAAAAGGTCGATATTAAACAGCAACCCTTCAAAATTGCCTTCCACTGCTCATGAAACAGCCCTGCAACAAAAGGCAGAACAAATCAATGAGGGAAAGGTTGTCCTTTGGGATTATACCTTGCAACCTGGCAGTTTCAAAGGCTTCGTACAGGTCTTCCCAGCTGTTTAGATGAGCCTCTGCGAAGGAGGCGAGGTCTTCTTCCGAGGTGATACCTGCGTTTTTTAAAAAAGGTTCCAGCTTATTGATCCAGTCTTCTTTCACCTCATATGAATTAGTTATGGCCAGGAGGTTTTCTTCTGCCAACTCTACCCACCGTTGTGTTATGCCGCTTGGTATGATGCTCAAGGCAGATTCTATGTCCTCCTTGGATAGCAAGGAGGAACTTGTGTGGTCTTCTTCTACATGTGGTGTTTCTTTAAGGCTAGCATCCACTTTTGCTTCTTGTTGTACGTAGGGTTTGTCATTGAAGAAGTTCTCTATATGGCTTATTTGTTCTTTCATGACAGCAATGGATTCTTCATCTGATGGATTTGCCTCAGTAGATGCAATGAGCGAGCTCAACCCATGGTGCAGTACGGTGTCCACAACAAAAACCATGGTCTTACCCTTAAGGTCTTGCCACTCAGGAAGGCCTTGGCGCTTTCTTTTGAGTTTTGCGGGTATCTTCAGGGGCCTTCCTTTGATATGTTCTTGTTGTCCCTTTTTAACGTCGAATTGTTCAATGATGAAATCCTTTGCCGTATCCATGTCTTTTGGGAGGTAAAGTATAATGTTCACAGCAAGTTCTTTTTCGTTTAAACTCTTGAAGTTTAAGGAGTAAATGGGGACCCCCCTAGCTGCAAGCCCTTTCTCAACAAGCTTTTGGATCATGAAAAAAGAGTCTTCATAACCTTTCAACGGTATGGGCCCCCTTTGTGTCTTTTAGCTTATCTTGAATTTGTTCATCTCACCTATCAGCTTTTCTGCCATCTCGGAGAGACCTTGGCTTGAGGCGGAGAACTCCTCTGCCTGAGCTGCCTGTTCTTCCGCCGTAGCTGAGAGATGGTTTATGGATTCTTCCACGATCCTTCGTCCCTCGTTGAAGGTCTTCAAAGCCTCCTCTATTTTGGAGTAGAGGGAGGCTAGCTCCTCCATGGCTTTTCCTACCTGGTTTCCTTCTTCTTTTGCTCTTTCAGCGTCGCTTCTTATGGTTTCGAAGGCTTCCCTGGTTTGATCTATGGCTTCTATGCCCTTTGCTGTAGTCTCATTGGATTTCGATAGGGATTTTTCTGCCTTCTGTACGCGAGGCTGTATCTCCTCTATGTAGGAATGGATCTGCTGGGCTGCGTTGGAGGATTCCTCTGCAAGTTTTCGGACCTCTTCTGCAACCACGGCGAACCCTCTTCCGGCATCACCTGCGCGGGCGGCCTCTATGGCAGCGTTCAGGGCAAGAAGGTTGGTCTGGTCTGCTATGGAGGATATGGTTTGAGCCATTCCTATTATCTTAGACATGCTCTCTGTGACCTCTTTGAAGGAGCTGTTTACTTCCGTTGATATTTCATCCAGTTCCTTCACAGTGGATTCACTCTGCCTCACAAGTTCAGCGCCTTTTTGTGTTGCTTGAAGCTGCTCATCGTGGAGAGCCTTTAGCTTCTCCATCAAGGACTCCATGTTTTGTACGAGGTCTCCAACCTGTTCTATTTGT
The DNA window shown above is from Thermovirga lienii DSM 17291 and carries:
- a CDS encoding flagella basal body P-ring formation protein FlgA (PFAM: SAF domain~TIGRFAM: flagella basal body P-ring formation protein FlgA~COGs: COG1261 Flagellar basal body P-ring biosynthesis protein~InterPro IPR017585: IPR013974~KEGG: cko:CKO_02883 flagellar basal body P-ring biosynthesis protein FlgA~PFAM: SAF domain protein~SPTR: Flagella basal body P-ring formation protein FlgA;~TIGRFAM: flagella basal body P-ring formation protein FlgA), which gives rise to MLKTFSRILLLLILVLCPSHAFGEVPEITLEGLQLQRGDGPEVFLHRLQKQHPYIHWSHLEMEPEKLEVYGEVISPKSIYAGARATTIRTRYGERVMAQVVRLRWFAYLVVAAKGIKGGEVLSPEALEIQLVEYKRSYGRCFSDIGEVVGMKSAKSIKKGQPITDRDIERPYLVERGDRVTVVVRSGGVEVEIEGIALESGFQGSRIRVRVPKFRKDIEAVVINEKMVLLDLN
- a CDS encoding hypothetical protein (PFAM: FlgN protein~KEGG: tai:Taci_0664 hypothetical protein~SPTR: Putative uncharacterized protein); protein product: MIRELLNDLIDKNQKQVEALGEVLEVLKEERDVLKANKPELLTGLLEKLQRVTASAMLAEAQRANAAQALADFLGCKPAVKDICLHLDDQDCERLKSSSAELLKMVISIKEISYTLSRQAEEHRFLAELILERLKFMNASTRSEALAIDKRA
- a CDS encoding flagellar P-ring protein (PFAM: Flagellar P-ring protein~COGs: COG1706 Flagellar basal-body P-ring protein~InterPro IPR001782~KEGG: tai:Taci_1144 flagellar P-ring protein~PFAM: flagellar P-ring protein~SPTR: Flagellar P-ring protein FlgI), with product MLRKLIGFVVCFVLFSFPWGDAYAQVYPETRLKDIGRIEGVRSNQLVGVGLVIGLQGTGDKGDLVLAMLGNLVENFGISIDRDDLKSKNTAVVTVTCELPPFARNGQKIDVVVSSAGDAKSLEGGVLLQTPLRAANGLVYAVAQGPISIGGFSAGSGGSSVSKNFSTTGRIPGGAIVERETRWDVQDDGKIMFFLNRPDFTTADRVARAINSSYGMAIASAVDAGTVEIAVPAQYRGNLTPFVASLEGIRVRPDAVARVVINERTGTIVIGGDVRIGEVAVAHGNLTVTVKGKKDVSQPEPFSLGETVVTSEATVAAEEEPGSLAVLRTTATVDDVVKSLNALGATPRDIITILQAIAQSGALQGELVIM
- a CDS encoding hypothetical protein (KEGG: pjd:Pjdr2_3455 flagellar assembly protein FliH~SPTR: Flagellar assembly protein FliH) gives rise to the protein MKGYEDSFFMIQKLVEKGLAARGVPIYSLNFKSLNEKELAVNIILYLPKDMDTAKDFIIEQFDVKKGQQEHIKGRPLKIPAKLKRKRQGLPEWQDLKGKTMVFVVDTVLHHGLSSLIASTEANPSDEESIAVMKEQISHIENFFNDKPYVQQEAKVDASLKETPHVEEDHTSSSLLSKEDIESALSIIPSGITQRWVELAEENLLAITNSYEVKEDWINKLEPFLKNAGITSEEDLASFAEAHLNSWEDLYEAFETARLQGIIPKDNLSLIDLFCLLLQGCFMSSGRQF
- a CDS encoding CheD (PFAM: CheD~COGs: COG1871 Chemotaxis protein; stimulates methylation of MCP protein~InterPro IPR005659~KEGG: tai:Taci_1308 CheD~PFAM: CheD family protein~SPTR: Probable chemoreceptor glutamine deamidase CheD), giving the protein MNRVSIDKEVIQSSSMSISVGMGDIAVGKCPTILFSLGLGSCIGLVLYSPKDKIAAMAHIMLPESSSKPKEASEKPGKYADTAVPALIYELEQLGITTKSLKAKMAGGAKMFATSKAPAMAIGEKNIAKVMEMLDKFKIPIEGKDVGGNKGRSVRFYTETCTLEVKTIGSKPKAI
- a CDS encoding flagellar L-ring protein (PFAM: Flagellar L-ring protein~COGs: COG2063 Flagellar basal body L-ring protein~InterPro IPR000527~KEGG: tai:Taci_1145 flagellar L-ring protein~PFAM: flagellar L-ring protein~SPTR: Flagellar L-ring protein); translation: MKSVRKVLLSFLVCILIPSVVFGESLWVDGPSLVADHRPSKVGDIVTVIVSDKTQAKNEAATDLNKQSSLSAGDGLGILDFIKKLGLSTSSSATGDGSTERKYNFTTTITCMVTEVLPGGNLRLEGSKDIKVHKDTVTLKVEGVIRPQDVGPDNTIESDRLANVVVRAEGIGSISDLQNPGLLTRLFNAIF
- a CDS encoding CheC, inhibitor of MCP methylation (PFAM: CheC-like family~COGs: COG1776 Chemotaxis protein CheC inhibitor of MCP methylation~InterPro IPR007597~KEGG: tai:Taci_1309 CheC, inhibitor of MCP methylation~PFAM: CheC domain protein~SPTR: CheC, inhibitor of MCP methylation); the encoded protein is MKKLQEDLLKEIANIGTGNAATALSQLVGKRVEVSIPEAEVLPFEELPTHFGNPETPVCAILSTCYTNLDIHLVMILSEEDAFQLSEMLMGQISISPDGDLYEALVESALAEAGNIVLGAFLNAMGDFLNLELHPDVPSLAFDMLGSVLDILVSIFGEVGDTAFLLNTSLSFPELESMDHFSGKILMVPAPGTFEKIFSIMGVL
- a CDS encoding hypothetical protein (KEGG: tai:Taci_1143 hypothetical protein~SPTR: Putative uncharacterized protein); this encodes MKVNEAMGSASAPQRHADPSKEQRRLKDACKKFEGIFLAQMLKNSMKGLSSDEDKGRKGNVLCDVAMEMTGEALAEASSGVGIADMLYESLKDSVED
- a CDS encoding response regulator receiver modulated CheB methylesterase (PFAM: CheB methylesterase; Response regulator receiver domain~COGs: COG2201 Chemotaxis response regulator containing a CheY-like receiver domain and a methylesterase domain~InterPro IPR001789: IPR000673: IPR008248~KEGG: gwc:GWCH70_1133 chemotaxis-specific methylesterase~PFAM: CheB methylesterase; response regulator receiver~PRIAM: Protein-glutamate methylesterase~SMART: response regulator receiver~SPTR: Response regulator receiver modulated CheB methylesterase), with the translated sequence MKTEKIKVLIVDDSALMRLILEDMLSSEEDIEVVGKARNGLDAIEKVKKLAPHVVTLDIEMPVMDGITALRGILEANPTVKVIMFSTLTKRGADATIKCLELGAFDFVHKPSQSDKDEIQSVKTDLITKIRSAFMSLCSDKTLKLDQTYPKKVSKVPDEKGDYNLLLVASSTGGPQALMKLLPQLPKNFPAPIAIVQHMPPGFTKSFSSRLDQLCNIHVVEGSENTPMTPGVAILAPGGQHMIIKETQGRMHCHLANLPPVNGVKPAADVLFQSVSLLENAKPVTVILTGMGKDGAKGALLLKEEKNSFVIAESPETAVIFGMPKAAGEVGAVDIFLLLDQIAPKITSLFQ